Proteins from a genomic interval of Caulobacter sp. SL161:
- a CDS encoding glutathione S-transferase family protein — translation MITLYATGAGFGLPEISPYVTKTEVQLMMAGLDYRKTKGSRDTAPKGQLPWIEDAAQAIADSTFIRVHIERKYDVDLDFGLTGRERAQAWAIERMIENQLGWVSTYFRFLEPANFERGPARAFDQAPAHLRDELRQGLREAVAANIRAVGVGRHLREEVAWLGGLSLRALDELLEDKAYLMRDAYPVGVDATAFAMLAAIMTPFFDSPLRRQAERYPRLVAYVGRMMERFYPAHPWGLRQAA, via the coding sequence ATGATCACGCTGTACGCCACGGGAGCCGGCTTTGGATTGCCAGAGATCAGCCCGTACGTGACCAAGACCGAGGTCCAGCTGATGATGGCGGGCCTAGACTACCGGAAGACAAAAGGCAGTCGCGACACCGCGCCGAAAGGGCAGTTGCCCTGGATCGAGGATGCCGCCCAGGCGATCGCGGATTCGACCTTTATCCGCGTACACATCGAGCGGAAGTACGACGTCGACCTTGATTTCGGCCTGACCGGCCGGGAGCGGGCTCAGGCCTGGGCGATCGAGCGCATGATTGAGAACCAGCTCGGTTGGGTGTCGACCTATTTCCGCTTTCTGGAGCCCGCAAACTTCGAAAGGGGACCTGCGCGGGCGTTCGATCAGGCGCCGGCCCACCTGCGGGACGAGCTTCGGCAGGGATTGAGAGAGGCGGTCGCGGCCAATATCCGCGCGGTCGGCGTCGGGCGTCACCTGCGGGAGGAGGTCGCCTGGCTGGGCGGGCTGTCGCTCAGAGCCTTGGACGAACTTCTGGAGGACAAGGCTTACCTGATGCGGGACGCTTATCCCGTCGGCGTGGATGCGACCGCGTTCGCCATGCTGGCGGCGATCATGACCCCGTTCTTCGACTCGCCGCTACGCCGTCAGGCCGAGCGCTATCCCCGTCTGGTGGCCTATGTCGGTCGAATGATGGAGCGCTTCTATCCGGCGCATCCCTGGGGCCTGCGCCAGGCGGCCTAG
- a CDS encoding helix-turn-helix transcriptional regulator: MRRAERLFQIIQILRRSRAPVTADAIAAELETSKRSVYRDIAALVGQRAPIRGEAGVGYVLDAGFDMPPLMLTPDEIEAAVLGAQWVAGRGDPVLAKAARDLISKIAAAVPDRLRPYVLEPAAAAAPAWKPQTDKIDVAQVRAWIHAGRKIRLNYSDEAGAISERVIWPVTVGYRETIRMIIAWCELRGAFRTFRTDRVVGAEFMDERHGKRPAVLRAEWLRFRDAEIAAWEAREGAEC, from the coding sequence ATGAGACGCGCCGAACGCCTTTTCCAGATCATCCAGATCCTGCGCCGCAGCCGCGCGCCGGTCACCGCCGACGCCATCGCCGCCGAGTTGGAGACCTCCAAGCGCAGCGTCTATCGCGACATCGCCGCCCTGGTGGGTCAGCGCGCGCCCATTCGCGGCGAGGCCGGGGTCGGCTATGTGCTCGATGCGGGATTCGACATGCCCCCGCTGATGCTGACGCCCGACGAGATCGAGGCGGCGGTGCTGGGGGCGCAGTGGGTGGCCGGCCGAGGCGATCCGGTTCTGGCCAAGGCCGCCCGGGATCTGATCAGCAAGATCGCCGCCGCCGTGCCTGACCGCTTGCGTCCCTACGTGCTGGAACCGGCCGCCGCCGCCGCGCCGGCGTGGAAGCCGCAGACGGACAAGATTGATGTCGCCCAGGTCCGCGCGTGGATCCACGCCGGCCGCAAGATCCGCCTGAACTACAGCGACGAAGCGGGCGCGATCAGCGAGCGCGTGATCTGGCCGGTCACGGTCGGTTATCGCGAGACGATCCGGATGATCATCGCCTGGTGCGAACTTCGGGGCGCGTTTCGCACCTTCCGCACCGATCGTGTCGTCGGCGCGGAGTTCATGGACGAGCGTCACGGCAAGCGCCCCGCCGTGCTGCGGGCCGAATGGCTGCGCTTCCGTGACGCCGAGATCGCCGCCTGGGAGGCGCGCGAAGGGGCTGAGTGCTAG
- a CDS encoding alpha/beta hydrolase, giving the protein MMNRRGALSAFVSGVLGLWSAGEARAEKMAKPEISPPDPTETMLLWPNGAPGGDGVDVEEKILERGDPKGLRDRAQVHTRVPKLAVFRPKTPNGAAVMLIPGGGYERVVLDKEGYETARWLSARGYTCFVLFYRLPGDGWAAGGDTPLQDAQRAVRLIRAQATAMAFSADRVAVMGFSAGGHLAANLTTRFDVATYTPFDAADGLPAKPNLSALIYPVITLDPAFAHGGSRKQLLAQQDTPERMAELSLEKQVREGLPPVFQLHAADDKAVPVENSLLMFSALKAKGVPTEMHIFEEGGHGFGLRFVSGKPVAAWPGLFEAFAKRHGL; this is encoded by the coding sequence ATGATGAATCGGCGCGGCGCCTTGAGCGCCTTTGTTTCGGGCGTCCTCGGACTCTGGTCGGCGGGCGAAGCGAGGGCAGAAAAGATGGCGAAACCGGAGATCTCGCCGCCGGATCCGACCGAGACCATGCTGCTATGGCCGAACGGCGCACCGGGCGGCGACGGCGTCGACGTCGAGGAGAAGATCCTCGAGCGCGGCGATCCGAAGGGCTTGCGAGATAGGGCCCAGGTTCACACCCGGGTTCCGAAACTGGCGGTGTTCAGACCCAAGACTCCGAACGGCGCGGCTGTGATGCTGATCCCGGGGGGGGGCTATGAGCGCGTCGTTCTGGACAAGGAAGGCTATGAGACGGCGCGGTGGCTCTCCGCGCGCGGCTACACCTGTTTCGTTCTGTTTTATCGCCTGCCCGGCGACGGCTGGGCTGCGGGAGGGGATACGCCGCTGCAGGACGCCCAGCGCGCTGTCCGCCTGATCCGCGCCCAGGCCACGGCCATGGCGTTTTCGGCCGACCGCGTGGCCGTGATGGGCTTCTCGGCGGGCGGGCATCTGGCCGCCAACCTCACGACCCGGTTCGACGTTGCAACCTACACGCCGTTTGACGCGGCGGACGGGCTGCCGGCCAAGCCCAATCTGTCGGCGCTGATCTACCCCGTGATCACGCTTGATCCCGCGTTCGCGCACGGCGGGTCCCGCAAGCAACTGCTAGCCCAGCAGGACACCCCCGAGCGGATGGCCGAATTGTCCCTGGAAAAGCAAGTGCGTGAGGGGCTGCCTCCCGTGTTCCAGCTTCATGCCGCGGACGACAAGGCCGTGCCGGTTGAGAACTCTCTCCTGATGTTCTCCGCGCTGAAGGCCAAGGGCGTGCCCACGGAGATGCACATTTTCGAAGAGGGCGGCCACGGATTTGGCCTCCGGTTCGTCTCGGGCAAGCCTGTGGCGGCCTGGCCGGGCCTGTTCGAGGCTTTCGCCAAGCGTCACGGGCTCTAG
- a CDS encoding TrmH family RNA methyltransferase, translating into MPRFHLVSDPDDPVVAPFRAIKERDLVGREGLFIAEGETVLRAFTRDAPQRVVSLLIDPKRREKLADLFADLPESTPIYLAEQGVLDAIAGFHLHRGILAVGRKPPAVAARDLLASLPARAVVLVLCGIANHDNMGGIYRNAAAFGADAVVLDADCCDPLYRKAIRVSVGAVLSVPTARLSRDDSIADLLDVTGFEGLALSPSADESLATLKPAARTAVLLGTEGPGLSPDVMARARRIGIPMANGFDSLNVATTSGIVLHHLRFLGG; encoded by the coding sequence TTGCCTCGGTTTCACCTCGTCTCGGATCCGGATGATCCGGTTGTCGCGCCCTTTCGGGCGATCAAGGAGCGCGATCTCGTCGGCCGCGAGGGCTTGTTCATCGCCGAGGGCGAGACGGTGCTGCGGGCCTTCACGCGGGACGCGCCCCAGAGGGTGGTGTCGCTGCTGATCGATCCCAAGCGGCGCGAAAAGCTGGCGGATCTCTTCGCGGACCTGCCCGAGTCCACCCCCATCTATCTGGCGGAGCAGGGGGTCCTGGACGCGATCGCCGGCTTCCACCTGCACCGGGGAATCCTGGCGGTGGGCCGCAAGCCGCCGGCGGTCGCCGCCCGCGACCTTCTGGCGAGCCTGCCGGCGCGGGCGGTGGTGCTGGTCCTTTGCGGCATCGCCAACCACGACAACATGGGCGGAATCTATCGCAACGCCGCCGCGTTTGGGGCGGATGCGGTCGTCCTCGACGCCGATTGCTGTGATCCGCTCTACCGAAAGGCTATCCGGGTCTCGGTGGGCGCGGTGTTGTCCGTTCCGACGGCCCGGCTTTCGCGGGACGACTCGATCGCGGATCTGCTGGACGTCACCGGCTTCGAGGGGCTGGCGTTGAGCCCCTCGGCGGACGAGAGCCTCGCCACGCTGAAACCTGCGGCCCGAACCGCTGTGCTGCTGGGGACCGAAGGACCTGGTCTTTCGCCGGACGTCATGGCGCGCGCGCGTCGGATCGGCATTCCGATGGCCAACGGCTTCGACTCGCTGAACGTGGCCACCACCAGCGGGATCGTTTTGCATCACCTGCGATTCCTTGGGGGTTAG
- a CDS encoding MFS transporter, with protein sequence MRPDDVARPKEPVRANFIAAYTLAQIAAFVSFQPLLQVLLPLKAEAIDPAGKAIVLAQVAFYGAIAASIANLLAGAISDRTTSRFGRRRPWMVVGALAASLAYLAIMHAKTPAALIGGVILFQLAFNLCFSALMAVMPDRVPDTQKGMVAAFLSLGNPIGTAIGAVVVGGLLVTESYRYAAISAALLLGLAPFVIRLRDPPLPKSAVPPFNLRAFVAGLWVSPRKHPDFAFAWLGRFLVLVAFSLVQSYMLYFLKDEVDYPHLFPGRRAEEGLAILAAVSTVFNVICAMLGGVLSDRLRRRKLFAFGAALTVALSLIVFSMSPGWPLLVVAFIVYGCGVGCFSAVDIALVTQVLPSQRDAGKDLGVINLANTLPQALAPALAVWSLGPTHGDFKMFFLVASALALAGGLAILPIRGVR encoded by the coding sequence ATGCGGCCTGATGATGTGGCGCGGCCCAAGGAGCCGGTGCGCGCGAATTTCATCGCCGCGTACACCCTCGCGCAGATCGCGGCCTTCGTATCCTTCCAGCCATTGCTACAGGTTCTTCTGCCCCTGAAGGCCGAAGCCATCGATCCGGCCGGCAAGGCGATCGTTCTGGCGCAGGTGGCGTTCTACGGGGCGATTGCGGCGAGCATCGCCAACCTGCTGGCCGGGGCGATCAGCGACCGCACCACCTCGCGCTTCGGGCGGCGTCGTCCTTGGATGGTGGTGGGCGCCCTGGCGGCCTCCCTGGCCTATCTGGCGATCATGCACGCCAAGACGCCGGCTGCGCTGATCGGCGGCGTCATTCTGTTCCAGCTGGCGTTCAACCTCTGTTTCTCGGCGCTGATGGCGGTGATGCCCGACCGCGTTCCGGACACACAGAAGGGTATGGTCGCGGCCTTTCTGAGCCTGGGAAACCCCATCGGCACCGCGATCGGCGCGGTGGTGGTCGGCGGGCTGCTCGTCACCGAAAGTTATCGGTACGCGGCGATCTCCGCAGCGTTGCTGCTGGGGTTGGCCCCCTTCGTGATCCGGCTTCGCGATCCGCCGCTGCCCAAGAGCGCCGTACCGCCGTTCAACCTTCGGGCCTTTGTGGCGGGTCTCTGGGTCAGTCCTCGAAAGCACCCGGACTTCGCCTTCGCCTGGCTGGGGCGCTTTCTGGTGCTGGTCGCCTTCAGTCTGGTGCAGAGTTACATGCTCTACTTCCTGAAGGACGAGGTTGACTATCCGCATCTGTTCCCCGGCCGCCGGGCCGAGGAGGGGCTGGCGATCCTGGCGGCGGTGTCCACCGTCTTCAACGTGATCTGCGCCATGCTGGGCGGGGTGCTGTCCGACCGCCTGCGTCGCCGCAAGCTCTTCGCGTTTGGGGCCGCCCTCACAGTCGCGCTGTCGCTGATCGTGTTTTCGATGTCCCCCGGCTGGCCGCTTCTTGTGGTCGCGTTCATCGTTTATGGTTGCGGTGTCGGATGTTTTTCGGCAGTCGACATCGCCCTGGTGACCCAGGTGCTGCCGTCGCAACGCGACGCGGGCAAGGATCTTGGCGTCATCAACCTCGCCAACACGCTGCCGCAGGCCTTGGCGCCGGCGCTGGCGGTGTGGAGCCTCGGACCCACGCACGGCGACTTCAAGATGTTCTTCCTGGTGGCCAGCGCCCTCGCGCTGGCTGGCGGACTGGCGATCCTGCCGATACGAGGGGTGCGCTGA
- a CDS encoding LacI family DNA-binding transcriptional regulator, protein MSSVTIYDVAAKAGVSIKTVSRVMNNEPNVRPVMRERVLAAAGELGYSPNLSARSLAGSRSFVIAVFVDAALTIDHWQSERGADYLSRIQLGATLVCRDAGYHLLIELIDHEGPQVRQEVAALLAALKPDGVILTPPSSDNAVVLELLDRAGTPYVRVGPERAEGLGPRVHMDDVAAAREMTDHLIGLGHKRIGFIVGEPRYGASQARRDGYLEAMRAKGLSVPEFWVRQGDFTFQSGLEQAKALLALPERPTAIFASNDDMALGAIAAIADAGLMTPGDVSVAGFDDSPSSRFSRPQLTTVRQPVAEMSSVAAKLLIGRSRGGASTERPVDELLPFTLIHRASTAPPPR, encoded by the coding sequence ATGAGTTCGGTGACGATCTACGACGTCGCCGCGAAGGCGGGCGTCTCGATCAAGACTGTTTCGCGCGTGATGAACAACGAGCCGAACGTCCGGCCCGTCATGCGTGAACGCGTGCTCGCCGCCGCCGGCGAGCTGGGATACAGCCCCAACCTCTCGGCGCGCAGCCTTGCCGGGTCCCGATCCTTTGTCATCGCCGTCTTTGTCGACGCCGCGCTGACGATCGACCACTGGCAGAGCGAACGCGGCGCCGACTATCTCAGCCGTATCCAGCTGGGCGCCACCCTGGTCTGTCGTGACGCGGGCTATCACCTGTTGATCGAACTGATCGACCACGAAGGGCCTCAGGTCCGTCAGGAGGTCGCCGCGTTGCTGGCCGCCCTGAAGCCAGACGGCGTGATCCTCACCCCGCCCTCCTCCGACAACGCCGTGGTGCTTGAGCTCCTCGACCGGGCGGGCACGCCCTATGTCCGCGTCGGCCCGGAACGGGCGGAGGGTCTGGGTCCGCGCGTCCACATGGATGACGTCGCCGCCGCCCGCGAGATGACCGATCACCTGATCGGCCTGGGCCATAAACGCATCGGCTTCATCGTCGGCGAGCCGCGCTATGGCGCCAGCCAGGCGCGGCGCGACGGCTATCTGGAGGCGATGCGCGCGAAGGGCCTTTCCGTTCCCGAATTCTGGGTCAGGCAAGGCGACTTCACGTTCCAGTCCGGCCTGGAACAGGCGAAGGCGCTGCTGGCGCTGCCAGAGCGCCCCACCGCCATCTTCGCCAGCAATGACGATATGGCGCTGGGCGCCATCGCCGCGATCGCGGACGCGGGCCTGATGACGCCAGGCGATGTGTCAGTCGCCGGCTTCGACGACAGTCCCAGCTCCCGGTTCAGCCGACCTCAGCTCACCACCGTGCGCCAGCCCGTCGCCGAGATGTCTTCGGTCGCGGCGAAGCTGCTGATCGGACGCTCGCGGGGTGGCGCCTCCACAGAGCGCCCCGTGGACGAACTGCTGCCCTTCACGCTGATCCACCGCGCCTCGACGGCCCCGCCGCCTCGCTGA
- a CDS encoding globin-coupled sensor protein, which translates to MSANAKLDQRMAFMRFDERSRAHLRAIKPVIDAEIGAALGKFYSQVRLFPDTRVKFRDDGHMAGAERAQAAHWRRIAEAGYGEGYVRDVERIGRSHADADIAPQWYIGGYALVVEEVMRALVSKRAKGLFNSAKSDAELADGLSALIKAAFLDMDLAVSTYIDVLLEEREALEREREEAEHRQAAAVKAVGEALARLAAGDLSARVEGDLSPEFYGLKADFEQATSALTEAMSAVERAAGGIRAGADGIAHSAEDLSQRTEQQAATLEQTAAAVEELTSAVGKTARGAREVSSRVSEASAEVERSGDIVTRAAEAMTKIEAQSQQVNQILGMIDEIAFQTNLLALNAGVEAARAGDSGKGFAVVAQEVRALAQRSAQAASDIKSLITQSSRQVSEGVDLVGQTGEALRGIHEKVGGIDELVNAIAASASEQATALGQVNAAVTQLDQVTQRNAAMVSQSTDATHALRVEAADLSNRVGAFRLGARSQPTHQEQPAENPVHAARARVAAFARPGR; encoded by the coding sequence ATGAGCGCCAACGCCAAGCTTGATCAGCGCATGGCCTTCATGCGTTTTGACGAGCGGTCTCGCGCCCATCTGCGAGCGATCAAGCCCGTCATTGACGCCGAGATCGGGGCCGCGCTGGGCAAGTTCTACAGCCAGGTGCGGTTGTTCCCCGACACGCGCGTGAAGTTCCGCGATGACGGCCACATGGCCGGCGCCGAACGCGCCCAGGCGGCGCACTGGCGCCGCATCGCTGAGGCCGGCTACGGCGAAGGCTACGTCCGCGACGTCGAGCGCATCGGCCGCTCCCATGCCGACGCCGACATTGCGCCGCAATGGTACATCGGCGGCTACGCGCTCGTGGTCGAGGAAGTGATGCGAGCCCTCGTGTCTAAGCGGGCCAAGGGGCTGTTCAACAGCGCCAAGTCGGACGCCGAACTGGCCGACGGGCTGTCGGCGCTGATCAAGGCCGCGTTCCTCGACATGGATCTGGCGGTCTCCACCTACATCGATGTCCTGCTGGAGGAGCGCGAAGCCCTTGAGCGTGAACGCGAGGAAGCCGAGCATCGCCAGGCTGCGGCGGTCAAGGCTGTGGGGGAGGCGCTAGCGCGCCTGGCCGCAGGCGATCTTTCGGCGCGGGTCGAGGGCGATCTGTCGCCGGAGTTTTATGGCCTGAAGGCTGACTTTGAGCAGGCCACCTCCGCCCTGACCGAAGCCATGAGCGCCGTTGAGCGCGCCGCTGGCGGTATCCGCGCCGGGGCGGACGGTATCGCCCATAGCGCCGAGGATTTGTCGCAGCGCACCGAGCAGCAAGCCGCAACGCTTGAGCAGACCGCAGCGGCGGTGGAGGAGCTGACCAGCGCGGTGGGCAAGACCGCCCGCGGCGCGCGCGAAGTCTCCTCACGGGTCAGCGAGGCCTCCGCAGAGGTCGAACGTTCCGGCGATATCGTCACGCGCGCCGCCGAGGCCATGACGAAGATCGAAGCTCAGTCGCAGCAGGTGAACCAGATCCTGGGTATGATCGACGAAATCGCCTTCCAGACCAACCTTCTGGCCCTCAATGCGGGCGTCGAGGCGGCGCGCGCTGGCGACTCGGGCAAGGGCTTTGCGGTGGTCGCTCAGGAAGTGCGGGCCCTGGCCCAGCGTTCGGCGCAAGCCGCCAGCGATATCAAGTCTCTGATCACCCAGAGCAGCCGTCAGGTCAGCGAGGGCGTGGACCTGGTCGGCCAGACGGGCGAAGCGCTTCGTGGCATCCACGAGAAGGTCGGCGGCATCGACGAACTGGTGAACGCCATCGCGGCGTCCGCCAGCGAACAGGCCACCGCCCTGGGGCAGGTAAACGCCGCCGTGACCCAGCTCGACCAGGTGACCCAGCGCAACGCCGCCATGGTCTCGCAATCGACCGACGCCACCCACGCGCTCCGTGTCGAGGCGGCCGATCTGTCGAACCGCGTCGGGGCTTTCCGCCTGGGGGCTCGGTCACAGCCGACCCACCAGGAACAGCCCGCCGAGAATCCCGTGCACGCCGCCCGCGCGCGCGTCGCCGCCTTCGCCCGTCCCGGGCGCTGA
- a CDS encoding ABC transporter permease, producing MALPADFTLTEQDGGLVAVLAGDWTARGLFDAGPRLAEALEDRRDLRFDLTGVNRCDTAGAYAILRAAGDRLKSDRIIARKQVLRLLELVGAAIQVEPQRAARPTGFYALLERIGRGVFGLFADGYGTLVFLGHLLVALGRSIVSPHRIRWAPIVALCERAGLDAMPIIATTTFFIGAVVALLGANMLTDFGAQVYAVELIGISVMREFNILITAILLAGRSASSFAAEIGSMKMNQEIDAMQVMGVDPYEALVLPRFAALLLTIPLLTFVATIAGLAGGILVVWSVLDLSPTFFLQRIVDYVGATHFWIGLSKAPVMAMVIAAIGCRQGMEVGKDIESLGRRVTAAVVHAIFAIILIDAVFALIYMELDI from the coding sequence ATGGCGCTTCCGGCGGACTTCACCCTTACCGAACAGGACGGAGGCCTGGTCGCCGTACTCGCCGGGGACTGGACGGCGCGGGGCCTGTTTGACGCCGGGCCTCGCCTCGCCGAGGCGCTCGAAGACCGTCGCGATCTGCGCTTTGACCTTACCGGCGTCAACCGCTGCGACACCGCCGGCGCCTATGCGATCCTGCGGGCGGCGGGGGATCGACTGAAGTCAGACAGGATCATCGCTCGCAAGCAGGTCTTGCGCCTGCTGGAACTGGTGGGCGCGGCCATCCAGGTCGAACCTCAACGCGCCGCCCGGCCAACCGGGTTCTACGCCCTGCTTGAGCGGATCGGGCGCGGGGTCTTCGGGCTATTCGCGGACGGCTATGGCACCCTGGTTTTTCTGGGCCACCTCCTGGTGGCGCTCGGCCGCAGCATCGTCTCTCCGCACAGAATTCGCTGGGCGCCCATCGTAGCGCTTTGCGAGCGTGCGGGGCTGGACGCCATGCCGATCATCGCGACCACAACCTTCTTCATTGGCGCGGTGGTGGCGTTGCTGGGCGCCAACATGCTGACAGACTTCGGCGCGCAGGTTTACGCGGTCGAGTTGATCGGCATCTCGGTGATGCGGGAGTTCAACATCCTGATCACCGCCATTCTGCTGGCCGGCCGGTCGGCCTCCAGCTTCGCGGCCGAAATCGGCTCGATGAAGATGAACCAGGAAATCGACGCCATGCAGGTCATGGGCGTGGATCCCTATGAGGCGCTGGTGCTGCCCCGCTTCGCCGCGCTGCTGCTGACCATCCCGCTGCTGACCTTCGTGGCGACGATCGCCGGCCTGGCCGGTGGCATTCTCGTCGTCTGGAGCGTGCTGGACCTGTCCCCAACGTTCTTCCTGCAGCGGATCGTGGATTATGTCGGCGCCACCCATTTCTGGATCGGCCTGTCCAAGGCTCCGGTGATGGCCATGGTGATCGCCGCGATCGGCTGCCGCCAGGGCATGGAGGTCGGCAAGGACATCGAATCCCTGGGTCGTCGCGTGACGGCGGCGGTGGTGCACGCCATCTTCGCCATCATCCTGATCGATGCGGTCTTCGCCCTGATCTACATGGAGTTGGACATATGA
- a CDS encoding ABC transporter ATP-binding protein has translation MTAPAFDAPGAETPDAERYPIEVRGLVSRFGDNVVHDGLDLKVERGEILGVVGGSGSGKSVLLNSIIGLKIPDDGHVRLFGGDMRIASRRRWSSVERRWGVLFQQGALFSNLTVRENVAAPLYEHTRLPRSEVEAIADLKIAMVGLPARAATLKPAELSGGMRKRAGLARALAMDPELLFLDEPTAGLDPIGAQAFDALIKDLSDSLELTVFMITHDLDSLYTITDRVAVLADKKVVTVAPVGELERSDHPWIKQYFLGPRGRAAAAAKEHAKSRTDD, from the coding sequence ATGACCGCCCCCGCGTTCGACGCGCCGGGCGCCGAAACCCCCGACGCTGAAAGATATCCGATCGAGGTCCGGGGCCTGGTGTCGCGGTTTGGCGACAACGTCGTGCACGACGGCCTCGATCTGAAGGTCGAGCGGGGCGAGATTCTGGGCGTCGTGGGCGGTTCGGGCTCGGGCAAGTCGGTTCTGCTCAACAGCATCATCGGTCTGAAGATCCCCGATGACGGGCATGTGCGGCTGTTCGGCGGCGACATGCGTATCGCCTCGCGCCGGCGGTGGTCGTCGGTCGAGCGGCGCTGGGGCGTCCTGTTTCAGCAAGGCGCGCTGTTCTCGAACCTGACGGTGCGCGAGAACGTGGCCGCGCCGCTCTATGAGCACACGCGATTGCCGCGCAGCGAGGTCGAGGCGATCGCCGACTTGAAGATCGCCATGGTGGGTCTGCCCGCCAGAGCCGCGACCCTCAAGCCCGCCGAACTGTCCGGCGGCATGAGAAAACGCGCGGGCCTGGCGCGCGCGCTGGCCATGGACCCGGAACTGCTGTTCCTGGACGAGCCCACCGCCGGCCTTGATCCCATCGGGGCCCAAGCTTTTGACGCCTTGATCAAGGACCTCTCCGACAGCCTCGAATTGACCGTCTTCATGATCACCCATGACCTGGACAGCCTCTACACGATCACCGACCGGGTGGCGGTGCTGGCCGACAAGAAGGTGGTGACCGTGGCGCCGGTTGGTGAACTCGAGCGTTCAGACCATCCCTGGATCAAACAGTACTTCCTAGGCCCCCGAGGGCGCGCCGCCGCGGCCGCCAAGGAACACGCCAAGTCGAGGACCGACGACTGA
- a CDS encoding MlaD family protein has product MERNANYALVGAISLALFMGLVIFAVWLAKLSFNRDYDVYDILFVGPVRGLSQGGEVHFNGIKVGEVTRIELDKTDTNRVIARVRVTSDVPIKVDSYATLEPQGITGVNYVQITAGAPNKELLKDTVKTGKVPVIRTQRSALSDLLEGGGTVLTRTIEALDRVNRVLSDRNIKSFGATLTNVQAVTQEMRDRKEILADAQKALQSIDQTAQSITELSNSANTLVESDAKRTLTELGDAAAELKAAAKDARGMITKLEGPASDFATTGLPQLSSAIVTLQSAAESLDRLVGEVEQNPRGVVGKAPAKEVEVKP; this is encoded by the coding sequence ATGGAAAGAAACGCCAACTACGCCCTGGTCGGAGCCATATCGCTGGCGCTCTTCATGGGCCTGGTGATTTTCGCGGTCTGGCTGGCCAAGCTGAGCTTCAACCGCGACTATGACGTGTACGACATCCTGTTCGTCGGTCCGGTGCGCGGCCTGTCCCAGGGCGGTGAGGTGCATTTCAACGGCATCAAGGTCGGGGAGGTCACCCGGATCGAGCTCGACAAGACCGACACGAACCGCGTGATCGCGCGCGTGCGGGTGACGTCTGACGTGCCGATCAAGGTCGACAGCTACGCGACGCTGGAGCCGCAGGGCATCACCGGCGTGAACTATGTGCAGATCACCGCCGGCGCGCCGAACAAGGAGCTGCTGAAGGACACCGTCAAGACCGGCAAGGTGCCCGTCATCCGCACCCAGCGCAGCGCCCTTTCCGATCTGCTCGAAGGCGGCGGCACGGTGCTGACCCGAACCATCGAGGCGCTCGACCGCGTCAATCGCGTGCTGTCCGATCGCAACATCAAGAGCTTCGGCGCGACCTTGACCAACGTCCAGGCCGTCACGCAGGAAATGCGCGACCGCAAGGAGATCCTGGCGGACGCCCAGAAGGCGCTGCAGAGCATCGACCAGACGGCCCAGTCGATCACCGAACTGTCCAATAGCGCCAACACCCTGGTTGAGAGTGACGCCAAGCGCACCCTTACCGAACTGGGCGACGCGGCCGCCGAACTGAAGGCCGCCGCCAAGGACGCGCGCGGCATGATCACGAAACTGGAAGGCCCCGCCAGCGACTTCGCCACCACCGGCCTGCCGCAGCTGTCGTCCGCCATCGTCACGCTGCAGTCGGCCGCCGAGTCGCTGGACCGCTTGGTCGGCGAGGTCGAACAGAACCCCCGTGGCGTTGTCGGCAAGGCGCCCGCCAAGGAAGTGGAGGTCAAGCCGTGA
- a CDS encoding ABC-type transport auxiliary lipoprotein family protein — MSPMNRKAPRRVAKVVAATALALSLSACISVFPESEPATLYRFGQADVSVPKGPKGAVFSVLKAPTTFTRASAGDRLLTSTRGEVAYIADARWVSPAFVLFEEAVASAFQTDQGRARLIGRGEIAKADLVLRLEVQTFEAQYVNGPKSAPEVVVRVRGVLNRNQDRTLVSDQVFEARIKADDNRVSAIVPAYDQALAQVLGEVVTWVNAAGPAIQN, encoded by the coding sequence GTGAGCCCGATGAACCGCAAAGCGCCGCGCCGTGTCGCCAAGGTCGTCGCCGCGACCGCTCTCGCCTTGAGCCTTTCGGCCTGTATCAGCGTCTTCCCGGAAAGCGAGCCGGCGACCCTTTACCGTTTCGGCCAGGCGGACGTCAGCGTCCCCAAGGGCCCCAAGGGCGCAGTATTCAGCGTCCTGAAGGCGCCGACCACGTTCACCCGCGCCTCGGCGGGTGATCGCCTGCTGACCAGCACCCGCGGCGAGGTCGCCTATATCGCCGACGCACGCTGGGTCTCGCCGGCCTTCGTCCTGTTCGAAGAAGCGGTGGCGAGCGCCTTCCAGACCGATCAGGGGCGCGCGCGCCTGATTGGCCGGGGCGAGATCGCCAAGGCGGACCTCGTGCTGCGCCTGGAGGTCCAAACCTTCGAGGCCCAGTACGTCAATGGCCCCAAGAGCGCGCCAGAGGTGGTCGTGCGCGTACGCGGCGTACTCAACCGCAACCAGGACCGGACGCTGGTGAGCGATCAGGTCTTCGAGGCCCGCATCAAGGCCGACGACAACCGCGTCTCGGCGATCGTTCCCGCCTATGACCAGGCCCTCGCCCAGGTGCTGGGCGAGGTCGTGACCTGGGTCAACGCCGCCGGGCCGGCGATCCAGAACTAG